The Sinomonas sp. P10A9 genome includes a window with the following:
- a CDS encoding haloacid dehalogenase-like hydrolase: MPPAIYTQNIIALIWDFDKTLTHDYMQAPLFDKFNVDPKLFWSEVNGLEDYYSSVGRVSKDTIYLNHIVTYIRAGVFKDLTNAILRELGTMITLAPGLPEFFPRIADCLQEEKYQRHVIGIEHYIVSTGLRAMIQGTELARHVRGIWACDLLPQAAPPQYLDKLPTPGDVIDQVGYTIDNTSKTRAIFEINKGVNVSLTNTLTVNSLIPEDQRRVPIRNMIYIADGPSDIPSFSIVNKGGGKTLGVYAPGERNYNNAALLQEQGRVNSIAEADYTQGSAAERWLLYSVKKMADQIVDDRERALASYGGAPGHVI, from the coding sequence GTGCCACCTGCAATCTACACCCAAAACATTATCGCTCTTATTTGGGATTTTGATAAGACGCTAACGCACGACTATATGCAGGCGCCACTCTTCGACAAGTTCAACGTCGACCCCAAGCTCTTTTGGAGCGAGGTTAACGGCCTGGAGGATTATTACTCAAGTGTTGGGCGCGTTTCAAAAGACACGATTTACCTCAATCACATTGTGACATACATTCGGGCCGGCGTTTTCAAAGATCTCACAAACGCCATACTCCGAGAACTCGGCACAATGATCACGCTGGCGCCTGGCCTACCTGAATTCTTCCCACGCATTGCGGATTGCCTTCAGGAAGAGAAGTACCAGCGACACGTCATAGGGATTGAACACTACATAGTCTCAACGGGGCTTCGGGCGATGATCCAAGGCACCGAGCTCGCCCGTCACGTCAGGGGAATTTGGGCTTGTGATCTCCTCCCTCAAGCCGCTCCGCCGCAGTACCTAGATAAACTGCCGACTCCGGGGGACGTGATTGATCAGGTGGGGTACACAATCGATAACACATCTAAAACGCGCGCAATATTTGAGATCAATAAGGGCGTGAATGTCAGTCTCACCAACACCTTGACCGTCAACTCCCTGATACCAGAAGACCAGCGACGTGTACCAATCCGCAACATGATCTACATAGCGGATGGCCCCAGTGATATCCCCAGTTTTTCAATTGTGAACAAAGGGGGAGGCAAGACTCTTGGCGTCTACGCGCCTGGCGAACGCAACTACAATAATGCAGCACTACTGCAGGAGCAAGGCCGAGTAAATAGCATAGCCGAGGCTGACTACACCCAGGGATCAGCAGCCGAGCGTTGGCTGCTATATTCGGTGAAGAAAATGGCAGACCAAATCGTAGATGACCGAGAGCGCGCCCTTGCATCGTATGGTGGGGCGCCAGGGCACGTCATCTGA
- the tmk gene encoding dTMP kinase — MTMSRGRFIVFEGIDASGKSTQVKLLSEYLESLGEAVHVTAEPTAGPVGSLIRQAFAERVPLDDRTIAALFVADRVDHLTNSHDGILDLIARGVTVICDRYYLSSLAYHAGDVDASWIEHSNSISTDLLRPDLTVYIDVDPDVAGSRLMERRERIDKFEVRDRLLSAYKNYEDALPAAARRESVVRVAGDRPREEVFNDVIHAVQSAGLVSV, encoded by the coding sequence ATGACGATGAGCCGGGGTCGATTCATCGTTTTTGAAGGAATCGATGCATCCGGGAAATCAACGCAGGTCAAACTGCTAAGTGAATACCTTGAGAGCTTAGGGGAGGCCGTTCATGTGACTGCCGAACCTACGGCCGGACCTGTTGGGTCACTAATTCGGCAGGCATTCGCCGAACGGGTGCCGCTTGACGATCGAACTATCGCGGCACTTTTCGTGGCTGATAGGGTTGATCATCTCACGAATTCGCATGATGGCATCCTTGACCTGATTGCTCGAGGTGTGACAGTGATTTGTGATCGATATTATCTGTCGTCCTTGGCATACCATGCTGGTGATGTCGACGCTTCGTGGATCGAGCATTCAAATTCGATTAGTACGGATCTGCTCAGGCCGGATCTTACGGTGTACATCGATGTGGATCCTGACGTTGCTGGTTCCAGATTGATGGAGAGGCGTGAACGCATCGACAAGTTTGAGGTGCGAGATCGACTTCTGTCCGCATACAAGAACTACGAAGATGCGCTACCCGCGGCTGCGCGGAGAGAATCAGTGGTCAGGGTTGCCGGCGACCGCCCACGTGAAGAAGTGTTCAACGACGTGATTCATGCTGTCCAGTCCGCAGGACTTGTTTCAGTGTAA
- a CDS encoding metallophosphoesterase family protein, with translation MTGLLIMHISDIHFAAESKGQPSPREALEAASDAVLHDFGDAEIVLVLSGDVTTTGNTSGYVEALRALESLKANLNITKVVVCPGNHDIERVAAKEFRSFNKFAFSLTNDPNQCWNEAHAVRIVSHGDYDFVLGNTSFHGDYRTGKVPLKDMKALLTRDERPKIVVIHHSPIASEYGGGGLAEAYELLSLISGCSAIALLHGHVHSDQAITVGRNQAVVCGVGSIGFRPDPNMNNQFAMYEFNNRTMVTMTPYQYRLNRGRFFRMTV, from the coding sequence GTGACCGGTCTACTGATTATGCACATCAGTGATATTCATTTCGCGGCAGAATCGAAGGGACAGCCTTCGCCGCGGGAAGCGCTCGAAGCTGCCTCTGACGCGGTGCTTCACGATTTCGGAGATGCAGAGATTGTTCTGGTACTCTCCGGCGATGTTACGACCACGGGCAACACGTCCGGGTACGTTGAGGCACTGCGAGCATTGGAATCGCTAAAAGCCAATCTCAATATAACGAAGGTCGTTGTTTGCCCTGGCAACCACGATATCGAGCGAGTGGCAGCGAAGGAATTCAGATCTTTCAACAAGTTTGCATTCTCATTGACGAACGATCCTAACCAATGCTGGAATGAAGCTCATGCAGTCAGAATCGTCTCGCATGGCGACTACGATTTTGTGCTGGGAAATACATCGTTTCACGGAGACTACCGGACGGGCAAGGTTCCCCTCAAGGATATGAAGGCCCTGCTCACGCGCGACGAACGCCCAAAGATTGTCGTCATCCATCATTCGCCAATCGCTAGCGAATACGGAGGCGGAGGACTAGCAGAAGCCTACGAATTGTTATCGCTGATCTCTGGTTGTTCAGCGATTGCCTTGCTCCATGGGCACGTCCATAGTGATCAGGCGATCACGGTGGGAAGGAACCAAGCAGTAGTATGCGGAGTCGGTTCTATCGGCTTCAGGCCGGACCCCAACATGAACAATCAATTCGCGATGTATGAGTTCAATAATAGGACAATGGTGACCATGACACCATATCAATACCGGCTCAATAGGGGACGGTTCTTTAGGATGACGGTCTGA